One window of the Geotrypetes seraphini chromosome 19, aGeoSer1.1, whole genome shotgun sequence genome contains the following:
- the IFTAP gene encoding protein C11orf74 homolog isoform X1 has product MRAARDMPVPLPGVLVDEDQVLQDTLSSFVNSHEQTYEEFFNSFTNICRDEMGPRTETSQKASVEGHRAPSWPAKADGEMSVPTDAVRSSLSDVPQALEEDQVEDFKSDERGDWKRITTAGIEPLPGEIEEEETCYHPSFAQCTQLQIRTEYLCTPESSTAPELGAQPPSDDVLSFSLDEGFDYDNVKLTPKFSETELKVMTEASRQQLLRTVESKLEEA; this is encoded by the exons ATG AGAGCTGCTAGAGATATGCCTGTTCCTTTGCCTGGAGTACTCGTGGACGAGGACCAAGTCCTGCAGGACACGCTCAGTAGTTTCGTTAACAGCCATGAGCAAACGTATGAAGAGTTCTTCAACTCATTCACTAACATTTGTAGAG ATGAGATGGGGCCTCGGACCGAGACTTCCCAAAAAGCGTCTGTAGAAGGACATCGGGCCCCTTCTTGGCCGGCGAAAGCTGATGGAGAGATGTCTGTCCCTACAGATGCCGTGCGCTCTTCGCTCTCCGACGTGCCGCAGGCTTTGGAGGAGGATCAG gtGGAAGATTTTAAATCAGACGAAAGAGGCGACTGGAAGAGAATTACGACTGCTG GAATAGAACCACTTCCGGGAGAAATAGAGGAAGAAGAGACATGCTACCATCCATCCTTTGCCCAGTGCACCCAACTGCAGATAAGAACGGAGTACCTTTGTACCCCAGAGAGCAGCACCGCGCCGGAGCTTGGAGCTCAG CCACCTAGCGATGACGTTTTGTCCTTTTCACTGGATGAAGGATTTGATTACGACAACGTGAAACTAACCCCCAAGTTTTCAGAAACGGAGTTGAAGGTGATGACGGAAGCTTCAAGGCAGCAGCTTCTGAGAACTGTGGAGTCCAAGCTGGAAGAAGCATAA
- the IFTAP gene encoding protein C11orf74 homolog isoform X3, whose product MSKHEMGPRTETSQKASVEGHRAPSWPAKADGEMSVPTDAVRSSLSDVPQALEEDQVEDFKSDERGDWKRITTAGIEPLPGEIEEEETCYHPSFAQCTQLQIRTEYLCTPESSTAPELGAQPPSDDVLSFSLDEGFDYDNVKLTPKFSETELKVMTEASRQQLLRTVESKLEEA is encoded by the exons ATGAGCAAAC ATGAGATGGGGCCTCGGACCGAGACTTCCCAAAAAGCGTCTGTAGAAGGACATCGGGCCCCTTCTTGGCCGGCGAAAGCTGATGGAGAGATGTCTGTCCCTACAGATGCCGTGCGCTCTTCGCTCTCCGACGTGCCGCAGGCTTTGGAGGAGGATCAG gtGGAAGATTTTAAATCAGACGAAAGAGGCGACTGGAAGAGAATTACGACTGCTG GAATAGAACCACTTCCGGGAGAAATAGAGGAAGAAGAGACATGCTACCATCCATCCTTTGCCCAGTGCACCCAACTGCAGATAAGAACGGAGTACCTTTGTACCCCAGAGAGCAGCACCGCGCCGGAGCTTGGAGCTCAG CCACCTAGCGATGACGTTTTGTCCTTTTCACTGGATGAAGGATTTGATTACGACAACGTGAAACTAACCCCCAAGTTTTCAGAAACGGAGTTGAAGGTGATGACGGAAGCTTCAAGGCAGCAGCTTCTGAGAACTGTGGAGTCCAAGCTGGAAGAAGCATAA
- the IFTAP gene encoding protein C11orf74 homolog isoform X2, which produces MPVPLPGVLVDEDQVLQDTLSSFVNSHEQTYEEFFNSFTNICRDEMGPRTETSQKASVEGHRAPSWPAKADGEMSVPTDAVRSSLSDVPQALEEDQVEDFKSDERGDWKRITTAGIEPLPGEIEEEETCYHPSFAQCTQLQIRTEYLCTPESSTAPELGAQPPSDDVLSFSLDEGFDYDNVKLTPKFSETELKVMTEASRQQLLRTVESKLEEA; this is translated from the exons ATGCCTGTTCCTTTGCCTGGAGTACTCGTGGACGAGGACCAAGTCCTGCAGGACACGCTCAGTAGTTTCGTTAACAGCCATGAGCAAACGTATGAAGAGTTCTTCAACTCATTCACTAACATTTGTAGAG ATGAGATGGGGCCTCGGACCGAGACTTCCCAAAAAGCGTCTGTAGAAGGACATCGGGCCCCTTCTTGGCCGGCGAAAGCTGATGGAGAGATGTCTGTCCCTACAGATGCCGTGCGCTCTTCGCTCTCCGACGTGCCGCAGGCTTTGGAGGAGGATCAG gtGGAAGATTTTAAATCAGACGAAAGAGGCGACTGGAAGAGAATTACGACTGCTG GAATAGAACCACTTCCGGGAGAAATAGAGGAAGAAGAGACATGCTACCATCCATCCTTTGCCCAGTGCACCCAACTGCAGATAAGAACGGAGTACCTTTGTACCCCAGAGAGCAGCACCGCGCCGGAGCTTGGAGCTCAG CCACCTAGCGATGACGTTTTGTCCTTTTCACTGGATGAAGGATTTGATTACGACAACGTGAAACTAACCCCCAAGTTTTCAGAAACGGAGTTGAAGGTGATGACGGAAGCTTCAAGGCAGCAGCTTCTGAGAACTGTGGAGTCCAAGCTGGAAGAAGCATAA
- the RAG2 gene encoding V(D)J recombination-activating protein 2 — protein sequence MSLQMVSVVNHSSLIHPGFSLLNFDGKVFFFGQKGWPKRSCPTGVFLLDLKKNELKLRPATFSNVSCYLPPLRYPAITTMKASSESETCQYLIHGGKTPNNELSTKMYIISVMNSANKKAFLCCTEKEIAGDVPEARYGHSINVVYSKGKSACVIFGGRSYLPSGQRTTETWNSVVDCMPEVFLVDLEFGCSTSYTLQELQDGLSFHVSLARNDTIYILGGHSLENNVRPPNLYKLKIDLPLGSPDLKCTVLSGGISLSSAIVTQTSNNEFIIVGGYESNNQKRMVCNTVILEDDKIKIQEREIPDWTGDIKHSKIWFGSNMGNGAVLFGIPGDMKQLISDTNFFYILNFGTEEQVMQSCSQTSTEDLEDSVPLEDSEEFYFNGDGVFDDDTYNEDDEEDESETSYWVICCDDCIVDVNTWVPFYSTELNKPAMIYCSNGEGHWVHSQCMDLSENMLIHLSKGNTKYFCNQHIDFARDLQTPKKVLSVKKPPMKSMRTKTLKKKSPVKKSFLRRLFE from the coding sequence ATGTCTTTGCAAATGGTATCCGTGGTTAACCATTCCTCCCTCATTCATCCAGGCTTCTCACTGCTGAATTTTGATGgaaaggttttcttttttggaCAAAAGGGCTGGCCCAAAAGATCTTGCCCAACAGGTGTTTTCCTTCTTGACTTAAAGAAAAATGAGCTGAAACTGAGGCCTGCCAcattttcaaatgtttcctgCTATCTCCCTCCCCTTCGATATCCAGCAATAACCACCATGAAAGCAAGTTCAGAATCGGAAACTTGCCAGTATCTTATTCATGGTGGTAAAACTCCAAATAATGAGCTGTCCACCAAGATGTATATCATATCGGTCATGAACAGCGCTAACAAGAAAGCATTTCTTTGTTGTACTGAAAAAGAAATAGCAGGAGATGTTCCTGAGGCACGATATGGCCATTCCATTAACGTTGTTTACAGCAAGGGTAAAAGTGCATGTGTAATATTTGGGGGACGATCATATTTGCCTTCTGGACAGAGAACCACAGAAACCTGGAACAGTGTGGTGGATTGTATGCCTGAGGTGTTTTTGGTTGACCTGGAATTTGGTTGCTCCACCTCTTATACACTCCAAGAACTCCAAGATGGACTTAGCTTCCATGTGTCATTAGCCAGAAATGATACCATCTATATTCTAGGGGGCCATTCACTTGAAAATAACGTTCGACCTCCAAAtctatataaattaaaaattgacCTCCCACTGGGTAGTCCAGATCTGAAGTGCACTGTTTTGTCTGGCGGGATTTCATTATCTAGTGCTATTGTAACCCAGACCAGCAATAACGAGTTCATCATTGTTGGAGGCTATGAATCGAACAATCAAAAAAGGATGGTTTGCAACACTGTGATATTGGAAGATGACAAGATCAAGATCCAGGAAAGGGAAATTCCAGACTGGACAGGGGACATTAAACACAGCAAGATATGGTTCGGTAGCAATATGGGGAATGGGGCCGTGCTATTTGGCATTCCAGGTGACATGAAGCAGCTTATATCTGATACaaactttttttatattttgaactTTGGGACAGAAGAGCAAGTCATGCAAAGTTGCAGTCAAACATCTACGGAAGACCTTGAAGACTCGGTTCCCCTGGAAGATTCAGAAGAGTTTTATTTTAACGGTGATGGTGTCTTTGATGATGACACCTATAatgaagatgatgaagaagatgaATCTGAGACTAGCTACTGGGTTATCTGTTGTGATGACTGCATTGTTGATGTCAATACTTGGGTTCCCTTCTATTCCACTGAACTCAACAAGCCCGCTATGATTTATTGCTCTAATGGAGAGGGTCACTGGGTCCATTCTCAGTGCATGGATCTGTCAGAGAACATGTTGATCCACCTGTCCAAAGGAAACACCAAGTATTTCTGCAACCAGCACATTGATTTCGCTAGAGATCTGCAAACTCCGAAAAAGGTGCTTTCTGTGAAAAAGCCACCAATGAAATCAATGCGCACAAAAACCTTAAAGAAGAAAAGTCCAGTCAAGAAATCCTTTCTGAGAAGACTCTTTGAATAA